The following coding sequences lie in one Ctenopharyngodon idella isolate HZGC_01 chromosome 11, HZGC01, whole genome shotgun sequence genomic window:
- the cdkl5 gene encoding cyclin-dependent kinase-like 5 isoform X2 → MKIPDIGNVMNKFEVLGIVGEGAYGVVLKCRHKETKELVAIKKFKDSEENEEVKETTLRELKMLRTLKQDNIVELKEAFRRRGKLYLVFEYVEKNMLELLEELPNGAPPDKVRSYIFQLIKAIHWCHKNEIVHRDIKPENLLISANDILKLCDFGFARNLSEGSDANYTEYVATRWYRSPELLLGAPYGKAVDMWSVGCILGELSDGQPLFPGESEIDQLFTIQKVLGPLPPEQMKLFYNNPRFAGLRFPSVSHPQTLDRRYLGIINGLMLDLMKNLLCLNPTERFLTEQCLNHPVFQGLRGPERPAAPSPTPPRSSKRKPYHGDNTIPSRSHGSKSSGHRRANSKDCSSLPRHEDLHRSTDSFLNGSNMPTSSTLSPTLHPKSYQAQTLSRSASCSKDLANNNLPHLLSPKDSKGKTEFDFNLGPKVGGATVGGDTSTGKYLKSSKSGRHSSFLEGKTSTLQSGDKHSRHNYMESSHGSMPSTSSSKSSSSFLSLSKSHGALNDAKSVNNLAETRLHLDDPMVGSGSGSRYFPSSCLDLNAAPGSPRGERHAGAERQGHSPSGRGNTRLEGGTLDSRRSSGRKKTPDEPKASDTLDPSRAAGAGGHPHNLPSPHESYPYGLGYTSPFSSQQRPHRHSMYVRRERHRPHGQETNLVVGQGVPTRASSLQLLSPQLQHRTLPRHNTSSSREELTQDLSRAGMYHDTHMEDGTSSKENRIIYSDSMPRRVGSFYRVPSPRPDNSFHESAGQSRVPAVAAESTAMTNHPKRQTNFDPWNNSEAMVMNPPEVPKQKEKQGFFRAIKKKKKKSQPTDGNAGRNPSIKKSLFPLFNSKNSLKHNSSVKVLPVVPQPMVPSEAQQEQLVIQRPVKSSSHHSSRHRNRDRDRERDLERDRERDRDRNRERDRDRDRDNTWPPEKQADVQPQNQPLKSLRKLLHLSSPATSNQPPPPDRSAELRFQPIPNPPTKGNLNEVRGHPPGSVTPNTKSRKPHNYPLPGQIESSWHVSALNRAEGAPYPDQMANKGGQNGIGFTRAARARMPNLNDLKETAL, encoded by the exons ATGAAGATTCCTGACATCGGTAATGTGATGAATAAATTTGAGGTCCTTGGGATTGTAGGAGAAG gAGCCTATGGGGTGGTCCTGAAATGCAGACACAAG GAGACAAAAGAGCTTGTGGCCATTAAGAAGTTCAAGGACAGTGAAG AGAATGAGGAAGTTAAAGAGACGACGTTACGAGAGCTCAAGATGCTCCGTACGCTGAAGCAAGACAACATCGTAGAACTGAAAGAGGCTTTTCGTCGACGGGGAAAACTCTATCTAGTGTTTGAATATGTGGAAAAG AATATGCTTGAGTTGTTGGAGGAATTGCCCAATGGTGCGCCACCTGATAAAGTACGAAGCTACATCTTTCAGCTGATCAAAGCTATTCACTGGTGCCACAAGAATGAGATCGTTCACAGGG ATATCAAGCCTGAAAATCTCCTCATCAGCGCCAATGATATCCTGAAGCTGTGTGATTTTG GCTTTGCCCGCAATCTCTCAGAAGGCAGTGATGCTAACTACACTGAGTATGTGGCGACCAGGTGGTACCGCTCACCTGAACTGCTCCTGGG AGCTCCATATGGGAAGGCGGTGGACATGTGGTCAGTGGGGTGTATTTTGGGAGAACTGAGTGATGGGCAGCCCCTGTTTCCAGGCGAGAGTGAAATCGACCAGCTCTTCACTATTCAGAAGGTGTTGGGCCCCTTACCACCAGAGCAGATGAAGCTGTTCTACAACAACCCTCGTTTCGCCGGACTAAGA TTTCCTTCTGTAAGTCATCCTCAGACGCTTGATAGAAGGTACCTTGGCATTATCAATGGACTCATGTTGGATTTAATGAAG AACCTGCTGTGCCTGAACCCCACCGAACGCTTTCTGACAGAACAGTGTCTGAACCACCCAGTGTTTCAGGGTCTGAGAGGGCCTGAGCGGCCAGCTGCCCCATCACCCACCCCACCTCGCTCCTCAAAGAGAAAACCATACCATGGAGACAACACCATACCCAGCCG GAGCCACGGCAGTAAGAGTTCAGGTCACCGGCGCGCTAACAGCAAGGACTGCTCGTCTCTCCCGCGCCATGAGGACCTCCACCGGAGCACCGACAGCTTCCTGAACGGCAGCAACATGCCAACCTCATCCACCCTGAGTCCCACGCTACACCCCAAGAGCTACCAGGCCCAGACCCTGAGCCGCTCAGCGTCTTGCAGCAAAGATCTGGCCAACAACAACCTTCCGCACCTCCTCAGCCCCAAAGACTCGAAGGGAAAGACTGAGTTTGATTTCAACCTGGGGCCTAAAGTTGGAGGTGCCACTGTAGGAGGGGACACCTCTACGGGCAAGTACCTCAAGTCGTCCAAATCAGGCCGCCACTCATCCTTCCTGGAAGGGAAGACCAGCACGCTGCAGTCTGGGGACAAGCACAGTCGCCATAACTACATGGAATCCTCGCACGGATCCATGCCTTCCACGTCCTCCTCCAAAAGCTCCTCGTCCTTCCTCAGCCTGTCCAAGAGTCATGGGGCGCTGAATGACGCTAAGTCCGTGAACAATCTCGCAGAGACACGACTCCACCTGGACGATCCCATGGTGGGATCGGGCTCAGGTTCCCGCTACTTCCCATCCAGCTGTCTAGATCTAAACGCGGCTCCTGGCAGCCCCAGAGGTGAACGGCACGCTGGAGCGGAGCGGCAGGGCCACAGCCCTAGTGGCCGAGGGAACACGCGCCTAGAAGGGGGCACTCTAGACTCGCGACGTTCTTCAGGACGGAAAAAGACGCCGGATGAACCGAAGGCTTCTGACACTCTGGACCCAAGCAGGGCCGCAGGAGCAGGGGGCCATCCACACAATCTGCCCTCACCACATGAATCCTATCCTTACGGTCTCGGCTACACCAGCCCGTTCTCCTCGCAGCAGCGACCTCATCGCCACTCCATGTACGTGCGGAGAGAGCGACACCGACCGCACGGCCAGGAGACGAATTTGGTGGTCGGGCAGGGAGTGCCGACGCGTGCCAGCAGCCTACAGCTCCTCTCGCCGCAGCTCCAGCATCGCACACTCCCACGCCACAACACCAGTTCCTCCCGAGAAGAACTCACGCAAGATCTGAGCAGG GCTGGGATGTACCATGACACTCATATGGAGGATGGAACCTCGTCCAAGGAGAATAGAATCATCTACAGCGACTCGATGCCTCGTAGAGTGGGAAGCTTTTATAGAG TCCCCTCTCCTCGACCTGACAACTCGTTCCATGAAAGCGCCGGACAGAGCCGAGTGCCTGCGGTGGCGGCAGAAAGCACAGCCATGACAAACCACCCTAAACGTCAGACCAATTTTGACCCCTG GAATAATTCAGAGGCCATGGTCATGAACCCACCAGAGGTCcctaaacaaaaagaaaaacaaggtTTTTTTCGAGCcataaagaagaaaaagaaaaagtcacAGCCG ACGGACGGCAACGCGGGAAGGAACCCGAGCATCAAGAAAAGCCTTTTCCCCCTCTTTAACTCAAAGAATAGCTTAAAGCATAACTCTTCTGTCAAAGTGCTCCCTGTTGTCCCGCAGCCCATG GTTCCTAGTGAGGCCCAGCAGGAGCAGCTAGTGATACAGAGACCAGTCAAATCTTCATCTCATCACAGCAGTCGACACCGCAACCGAGATCGTGACCGGGAACGTGACCTGGAAAGGGACAGGGAGCGTGACCGGGATCGAAACCGCGAGAGGGATCGCGATCGTGACAGGGACAACACTTGGCCGCCTGAAAAGCAGGCAGATGTGCAGCCTCAG AACCAGCCTCTGAAATCCCTGCGGAAGCTCCTACACCTCTCCTCTCCTGCTACGTCCAATCAGCCCCCACCTCCCGATCGCTCGGCAGAACTGCGCTTCCAGCCCATTCCCAACCCCCCTACCAAAGGGAACCTGAACGAGGTCAGAGGGCACCCACCAGGCAGCGTCACCCCCAATACCAAGAGCCGCAAACCCCACAACTACCCTTTGCCAGGGCAGATCGAGTCCAGCTGGCACGTCTCCGCTCTGAATCGGGCCGAGGGCGCACCGTACCCAGACCAAATGGCAAACAAAGGTGGGCAGAACGGTATCGGCTTTACCAGAGCCGCTCGCGCGAGAATGCCGAACCTCAACGATCTGAAAGAAACGGCTCTTTAG
- the cdkl5 gene encoding cyclin-dependent kinase-like 5 isoform X1 has protein sequence MKIPDIGNVMNKFEVLGIVGEGAYGVVLKCRHKETKELVAIKKFKDSEENEEVKETTLRELKMLRTLKQDNIVELKEAFRRRGKLYLVFEYVEKNMLELLEELPNGAPPDKVRSYIFQLIKAIHWCHKNEIVHRDIKPENLLISANDILKLCDFGFARNLSEGSDANYTEYVATRWYRSPELLLGAPYGKAVDMWSVGCILGELSDGQPLFPGESEIDQLFTIQKVLGPLPPEQMKLFYNNPRFAGLRFPSVSHPQTLDRRYLGIINGLMLDLMKNLLCLNPTERFLTEQCLNHPVFQGLRGPERPAAPSPTPPRSSKRKPYHGDNTIPSRSHGSKSSGHRRANSKDCSSLPRHEDLHRSTDSFLNGSNMPTSSTLSPTLHPKSYQAQTLSRSASCSKDLANNNLPHLLSPKDSKGKTEFDFNLGPKVGGATVGGDTSTGKYLKSSKSGRHSSFLEGKTSTLQSGDKHSRHNYMESSHGSMPSTSSSKSSSSFLSLSKSHGALNDAKSVNNLAETRLHLDDPMVGSGSGSRYFPSSCLDLNAAPGSPRGERHAGAERQGHSPSGRGNTRLEGGTLDSRRSSGRKKTPDEPKASDTLDPSRAAGAGGHPHNLPSPHESYPYGLGYTSPFSSQQRPHRHSMYVRRERHRPHGQETNLVVGQGVPTRASSLQLLSPQLQHRTLPRHNTSSSREELTQDLSRNDQSPKEKPHSRPPIKDSTRDNTASFHSQRPKNEAGMYHDTHMEDGTSSKENRIIYSDSMPRRVGSFYRVPSPRPDNSFHESAGQSRVPAVAAESTAMTNHPKRQTNFDPWNNSEAMVMNPPEVPKQKEKQGFFRAIKKKKKKSQPTDGNAGRNPSIKKSLFPLFNSKNSLKHNSSVKVLPVVPQPMVPSEAQQEQLVIQRPVKSSSHHSSRHRNRDRDRERDLERDRERDRDRNRERDRDRDRDNTWPPEKQADVQPQNQPLKSLRKLLHLSSPATSNQPPPPDRSAELRFQPIPNPPTKGNLNEVRGHPPGSVTPNTKSRKPHNYPLPGQIESSWHVSALNRAEGAPYPDQMANKGGQNGIGFTRAARARMPNLNDLKETAL, from the exons ATGAAGATTCCTGACATCGGTAATGTGATGAATAAATTTGAGGTCCTTGGGATTGTAGGAGAAG gAGCCTATGGGGTGGTCCTGAAATGCAGACACAAG GAGACAAAAGAGCTTGTGGCCATTAAGAAGTTCAAGGACAGTGAAG AGAATGAGGAAGTTAAAGAGACGACGTTACGAGAGCTCAAGATGCTCCGTACGCTGAAGCAAGACAACATCGTAGAACTGAAAGAGGCTTTTCGTCGACGGGGAAAACTCTATCTAGTGTTTGAATATGTGGAAAAG AATATGCTTGAGTTGTTGGAGGAATTGCCCAATGGTGCGCCACCTGATAAAGTACGAAGCTACATCTTTCAGCTGATCAAAGCTATTCACTGGTGCCACAAGAATGAGATCGTTCACAGGG ATATCAAGCCTGAAAATCTCCTCATCAGCGCCAATGATATCCTGAAGCTGTGTGATTTTG GCTTTGCCCGCAATCTCTCAGAAGGCAGTGATGCTAACTACACTGAGTATGTGGCGACCAGGTGGTACCGCTCACCTGAACTGCTCCTGGG AGCTCCATATGGGAAGGCGGTGGACATGTGGTCAGTGGGGTGTATTTTGGGAGAACTGAGTGATGGGCAGCCCCTGTTTCCAGGCGAGAGTGAAATCGACCAGCTCTTCACTATTCAGAAGGTGTTGGGCCCCTTACCACCAGAGCAGATGAAGCTGTTCTACAACAACCCTCGTTTCGCCGGACTAAGA TTTCCTTCTGTAAGTCATCCTCAGACGCTTGATAGAAGGTACCTTGGCATTATCAATGGACTCATGTTGGATTTAATGAAG AACCTGCTGTGCCTGAACCCCACCGAACGCTTTCTGACAGAACAGTGTCTGAACCACCCAGTGTTTCAGGGTCTGAGAGGGCCTGAGCGGCCAGCTGCCCCATCACCCACCCCACCTCGCTCCTCAAAGAGAAAACCATACCATGGAGACAACACCATACCCAGCCG GAGCCACGGCAGTAAGAGTTCAGGTCACCGGCGCGCTAACAGCAAGGACTGCTCGTCTCTCCCGCGCCATGAGGACCTCCACCGGAGCACCGACAGCTTCCTGAACGGCAGCAACATGCCAACCTCATCCACCCTGAGTCCCACGCTACACCCCAAGAGCTACCAGGCCCAGACCCTGAGCCGCTCAGCGTCTTGCAGCAAAGATCTGGCCAACAACAACCTTCCGCACCTCCTCAGCCCCAAAGACTCGAAGGGAAAGACTGAGTTTGATTTCAACCTGGGGCCTAAAGTTGGAGGTGCCACTGTAGGAGGGGACACCTCTACGGGCAAGTACCTCAAGTCGTCCAAATCAGGCCGCCACTCATCCTTCCTGGAAGGGAAGACCAGCACGCTGCAGTCTGGGGACAAGCACAGTCGCCATAACTACATGGAATCCTCGCACGGATCCATGCCTTCCACGTCCTCCTCCAAAAGCTCCTCGTCCTTCCTCAGCCTGTCCAAGAGTCATGGGGCGCTGAATGACGCTAAGTCCGTGAACAATCTCGCAGAGACACGACTCCACCTGGACGATCCCATGGTGGGATCGGGCTCAGGTTCCCGCTACTTCCCATCCAGCTGTCTAGATCTAAACGCGGCTCCTGGCAGCCCCAGAGGTGAACGGCACGCTGGAGCGGAGCGGCAGGGCCACAGCCCTAGTGGCCGAGGGAACACGCGCCTAGAAGGGGGCACTCTAGACTCGCGACGTTCTTCAGGACGGAAAAAGACGCCGGATGAACCGAAGGCTTCTGACACTCTGGACCCAAGCAGGGCCGCAGGAGCAGGGGGCCATCCACACAATCTGCCCTCACCACATGAATCCTATCCTTACGGTCTCGGCTACACCAGCCCGTTCTCCTCGCAGCAGCGACCTCATCGCCACTCCATGTACGTGCGGAGAGAGCGACACCGACCGCACGGCCAGGAGACGAATTTGGTGGTCGGGCAGGGAGTGCCGACGCGTGCCAGCAGCCTACAGCTCCTCTCGCCGCAGCTCCAGCATCGCACACTCCCACGCCACAACACCAGTTCCTCCCGAGAAGAACTCACGCAAGATCTGAGCAGG AATGACCAGTCTCCCAAAGAGAAGCCTCATTCTCGCCCCCCGATTAAAGATTCTACGAGGGACAACACAGCTTCCTTCCACTCACAACGCCCAAAAAACGAG GCTGGGATGTACCATGACACTCATATGGAGGATGGAACCTCGTCCAAGGAGAATAGAATCATCTACAGCGACTCGATGCCTCGTAGAGTGGGAAGCTTTTATAGAG TCCCCTCTCCTCGACCTGACAACTCGTTCCATGAAAGCGCCGGACAGAGCCGAGTGCCTGCGGTGGCGGCAGAAAGCACAGCCATGACAAACCACCCTAAACGTCAGACCAATTTTGACCCCTG GAATAATTCAGAGGCCATGGTCATGAACCCACCAGAGGTCcctaaacaaaaagaaaaacaaggtTTTTTTCGAGCcataaagaagaaaaagaaaaagtcacAGCCG ACGGACGGCAACGCGGGAAGGAACCCGAGCATCAAGAAAAGCCTTTTCCCCCTCTTTAACTCAAAGAATAGCTTAAAGCATAACTCTTCTGTCAAAGTGCTCCCTGTTGTCCCGCAGCCCATG GTTCCTAGTGAGGCCCAGCAGGAGCAGCTAGTGATACAGAGACCAGTCAAATCTTCATCTCATCACAGCAGTCGACACCGCAACCGAGATCGTGACCGGGAACGTGACCTGGAAAGGGACAGGGAGCGTGACCGGGATCGAAACCGCGAGAGGGATCGCGATCGTGACAGGGACAACACTTGGCCGCCTGAAAAGCAGGCAGATGTGCAGCCTCAG AACCAGCCTCTGAAATCCCTGCGGAAGCTCCTACACCTCTCCTCTCCTGCTACGTCCAATCAGCCCCCACCTCCCGATCGCTCGGCAGAACTGCGCTTCCAGCCCATTCCCAACCCCCCTACCAAAGGGAACCTGAACGAGGTCAGAGGGCACCCACCAGGCAGCGTCACCCCCAATACCAAGAGCCGCAAACCCCACAACTACCCTTTGCCAGGGCAGATCGAGTCCAGCTGGCACGTCTCCGCTCTGAATCGGGCCGAGGGCGCACCGTACCCAGACCAAATGGCAAACAAAGGTGGGCAGAACGGTATCGGCTTTACCAGAGCCGCTCGCGCGAGAATGCCGAACCTCAACGATCTGAAAGAAACGGCTCTTTAG
- the cdkl5 gene encoding cyclin-dependent kinase-like 5 isoform X3: MKIPDIGNVMNKFEVLGIVGEGAYGVVLKCRHKETKELVAIKKFKDSEENEEVKETTLRELKMLRTLKQDNIVELKEAFRRRGKLYLVFEYVEKNMLELLEELPNGAPPDKVRSYIFQLIKAIHWCHKNEIVHRDIKPENLLISANDILKLCDFGFARNLSEGSDANYTEYVATRWYRSPELLLGAPYGKAVDMWSVGCILGELSDGQPLFPGESEIDQLFTIQKVLGPLPPEQMKLFYNNPRFAGLRFPSVSHPQTLDRRYLGIINGLMLDLMKNLLCLNPTERFLTEQCLNHPVFQGLRGPERPAAPSPTPPRSSKRKPYHGDNTIPSRSHGSKSSGHRRANSKDCSSLPRHEDLHRSTDSFLNGSNMPTSSTLSPTLHPKSYQAQTLSRSASCSKDLANNNLPHLLSPKDSKGKTEFDFNLGPKVGGATVGGDTSTGKYLKSSKSGRHSSFLEGKTSTLQSGDKHSRHNYMESSHGSMPSTSSSKSSSSFLSLSKSHGALNDAKSVNNLAETRLHLDDPMVGSGSGSRYFPSSCLDLNAAPGSPRGERHAGAERQGHSPSGRGNTRLEGGTLDSRRSSGRKKTPDEPKASDTLDPSRAAGAGGHPHNLPSPHESYPYGLGYTSPFSSQQRPHRHSMYVRRERHRPHGQETNLVVGQGVPTRASSLQLLSPQLQHRTLPRHNTSSSREELTQDLSRNDQSPKEKPHSRPPIKDSTRDNTASFHSQRPKNEAGMYHDTHMEDGTSSKENRIIYSDSMPRRVGSFYRVPSPRPDNSFHESAGQSRVPAVAAESTAMTNHPKRQTNFDPWNNSEAMVMNPPEVPKQKEKQGFFRAIKKKKKKSQPVPSEAQQEQLVIQRPVKSSSHHSSRHRNRDRDRERDLERDRERDRDRNRERDRDRDRDNTWPPEKQADVQPQNQPLKSLRKLLHLSSPATSNQPPPPDRSAELRFQPIPNPPTKGNLNEVRGHPPGSVTPNTKSRKPHNYPLPGQIESSWHVSALNRAEGAPYPDQMANKGGQNGIGFTRAARARMPNLNDLKETAL; the protein is encoded by the exons ATGAAGATTCCTGACATCGGTAATGTGATGAATAAATTTGAGGTCCTTGGGATTGTAGGAGAAG gAGCCTATGGGGTGGTCCTGAAATGCAGACACAAG GAGACAAAAGAGCTTGTGGCCATTAAGAAGTTCAAGGACAGTGAAG AGAATGAGGAAGTTAAAGAGACGACGTTACGAGAGCTCAAGATGCTCCGTACGCTGAAGCAAGACAACATCGTAGAACTGAAAGAGGCTTTTCGTCGACGGGGAAAACTCTATCTAGTGTTTGAATATGTGGAAAAG AATATGCTTGAGTTGTTGGAGGAATTGCCCAATGGTGCGCCACCTGATAAAGTACGAAGCTACATCTTTCAGCTGATCAAAGCTATTCACTGGTGCCACAAGAATGAGATCGTTCACAGGG ATATCAAGCCTGAAAATCTCCTCATCAGCGCCAATGATATCCTGAAGCTGTGTGATTTTG GCTTTGCCCGCAATCTCTCAGAAGGCAGTGATGCTAACTACACTGAGTATGTGGCGACCAGGTGGTACCGCTCACCTGAACTGCTCCTGGG AGCTCCATATGGGAAGGCGGTGGACATGTGGTCAGTGGGGTGTATTTTGGGAGAACTGAGTGATGGGCAGCCCCTGTTTCCAGGCGAGAGTGAAATCGACCAGCTCTTCACTATTCAGAAGGTGTTGGGCCCCTTACCACCAGAGCAGATGAAGCTGTTCTACAACAACCCTCGTTTCGCCGGACTAAGA TTTCCTTCTGTAAGTCATCCTCAGACGCTTGATAGAAGGTACCTTGGCATTATCAATGGACTCATGTTGGATTTAATGAAG AACCTGCTGTGCCTGAACCCCACCGAACGCTTTCTGACAGAACAGTGTCTGAACCACCCAGTGTTTCAGGGTCTGAGAGGGCCTGAGCGGCCAGCTGCCCCATCACCCACCCCACCTCGCTCCTCAAAGAGAAAACCATACCATGGAGACAACACCATACCCAGCCG GAGCCACGGCAGTAAGAGTTCAGGTCACCGGCGCGCTAACAGCAAGGACTGCTCGTCTCTCCCGCGCCATGAGGACCTCCACCGGAGCACCGACAGCTTCCTGAACGGCAGCAACATGCCAACCTCATCCACCCTGAGTCCCACGCTACACCCCAAGAGCTACCAGGCCCAGACCCTGAGCCGCTCAGCGTCTTGCAGCAAAGATCTGGCCAACAACAACCTTCCGCACCTCCTCAGCCCCAAAGACTCGAAGGGAAAGACTGAGTTTGATTTCAACCTGGGGCCTAAAGTTGGAGGTGCCACTGTAGGAGGGGACACCTCTACGGGCAAGTACCTCAAGTCGTCCAAATCAGGCCGCCACTCATCCTTCCTGGAAGGGAAGACCAGCACGCTGCAGTCTGGGGACAAGCACAGTCGCCATAACTACATGGAATCCTCGCACGGATCCATGCCTTCCACGTCCTCCTCCAAAAGCTCCTCGTCCTTCCTCAGCCTGTCCAAGAGTCATGGGGCGCTGAATGACGCTAAGTCCGTGAACAATCTCGCAGAGACACGACTCCACCTGGACGATCCCATGGTGGGATCGGGCTCAGGTTCCCGCTACTTCCCATCCAGCTGTCTAGATCTAAACGCGGCTCCTGGCAGCCCCAGAGGTGAACGGCACGCTGGAGCGGAGCGGCAGGGCCACAGCCCTAGTGGCCGAGGGAACACGCGCCTAGAAGGGGGCACTCTAGACTCGCGACGTTCTTCAGGACGGAAAAAGACGCCGGATGAACCGAAGGCTTCTGACACTCTGGACCCAAGCAGGGCCGCAGGAGCAGGGGGCCATCCACACAATCTGCCCTCACCACATGAATCCTATCCTTACGGTCTCGGCTACACCAGCCCGTTCTCCTCGCAGCAGCGACCTCATCGCCACTCCATGTACGTGCGGAGAGAGCGACACCGACCGCACGGCCAGGAGACGAATTTGGTGGTCGGGCAGGGAGTGCCGACGCGTGCCAGCAGCCTACAGCTCCTCTCGCCGCAGCTCCAGCATCGCACACTCCCACGCCACAACACCAGTTCCTCCCGAGAAGAACTCACGCAAGATCTGAGCAGG AATGACCAGTCTCCCAAAGAGAAGCCTCATTCTCGCCCCCCGATTAAAGATTCTACGAGGGACAACACAGCTTCCTTCCACTCACAACGCCCAAAAAACGAG GCTGGGATGTACCATGACACTCATATGGAGGATGGAACCTCGTCCAAGGAGAATAGAATCATCTACAGCGACTCGATGCCTCGTAGAGTGGGAAGCTTTTATAGAG TCCCCTCTCCTCGACCTGACAACTCGTTCCATGAAAGCGCCGGACAGAGCCGAGTGCCTGCGGTGGCGGCAGAAAGCACAGCCATGACAAACCACCCTAAACGTCAGACCAATTTTGACCCCTG GAATAATTCAGAGGCCATGGTCATGAACCCACCAGAGGTCcctaaacaaaaagaaaaacaaggtTTTTTTCGAGCcataaagaagaaaaagaaaaagtcacAGCCG GTTCCTAGTGAGGCCCAGCAGGAGCAGCTAGTGATACAGAGACCAGTCAAATCTTCATCTCATCACAGCAGTCGACACCGCAACCGAGATCGTGACCGGGAACGTGACCTGGAAAGGGACAGGGAGCGTGACCGGGATCGAAACCGCGAGAGGGATCGCGATCGTGACAGGGACAACACTTGGCCGCCTGAAAAGCAGGCAGATGTGCAGCCTCAG AACCAGCCTCTGAAATCCCTGCGGAAGCTCCTACACCTCTCCTCTCCTGCTACGTCCAATCAGCCCCCACCTCCCGATCGCTCGGCAGAACTGCGCTTCCAGCCCATTCCCAACCCCCCTACCAAAGGGAACCTGAACGAGGTCAGAGGGCACCCACCAGGCAGCGTCACCCCCAATACCAAGAGCCGCAAACCCCACAACTACCCTTTGCCAGGGCAGATCGAGTCCAGCTGGCACGTCTCCGCTCTGAATCGGGCCGAGGGCGCACCGTACCCAGACCAAATGGCAAACAAAGGTGGGCAGAACGGTATCGGCTTTACCAGAGCCGCTCGCGCGAGAATGCCGAACCTCAACGATCTGAAAGAAACGGCTCTTTAG